A region from the Arachis ipaensis cultivar K30076 chromosome B01, Araip1.1, whole genome shotgun sequence genome encodes:
- the LOC107634268 gene encoding coiled-coil domain-containing protein 186 isoform X3, translating into MSNSTERISDTPLNVEELVQLGTTYRELRKEKDVLERSQTQGFQLIRIMEQHGKSLLEAHKEDKKTIERLDKELLNCSQEIDFLQDHLSSRNTEVNDLEARVLALEMKLEEMEYLQEEVFSLREELQNSNSKQASLVHELETKELELEKSALFIEKLEESISSLALESQLEIESMKLDMMALEQGLFEAKKIQDETLEEKNSMGRLVDELQFAFEDAQKYIISLDEENKDLRKKLDTATMNTRMFSQRVEEWLENKEISQIKKQSSLSSLPCNSTISEDVSTYGGVLGPLLGRLTTIVNPAADLKGKMEMSRQIQEYEFLVNKLKNCEWKS; encoded by the exons ATGTCGAATAGCACCGAAAGAATTAGTGATACTCCCTTAAATGTGGAGGAACTTGTTCAACTTGGAACAACATATAGAGAG CTTAGAAAAGAGAAGGATGTGTTGGAAAGATCCCAAACCCAAGGCTTTCAACTAATCCGG ATAATGGAACAACATGGGAAATCATTGTTAGAAGCTCATAAAGAAGACAAGAAGACCATCGAGAGGTTGGACAAAGAGCTGCTTAATTGTTCTCAAGAAATTG ATTTTCTCCAGGATCACCTCAGTTCAAGGAACACAGAGGTGAACGACCTAGAAGCTCGTGTTCTCGCCCTTGAAATGAAATTGGAGGAGATGGAATATTTACAAGAAGAGGTTTTCAGCTTAAGGGAGGAGCTGCAAAATTCCAATTCAAAGCAAGCATCACTGGTACACGAATTAGAGACTAAAGAACTGGAATTAGAGAAGTCAGCTTTGTTCATAGAGAAACTGGAGGAATCGATTTCATCTCTGGCATTAGAGTCTCAACTTGAAATAGAGAGTATGAAACTAGATATGATGGCCTTGGAACAGGGTCTTTTTGAGGCCAAGAAAATCCAAGACGAAACCTTAGAAGAAAAGAATAGCATGGGTAGATTGGTTGATGAACTCCAGTTTGCATTTGAGGATGCACAAAAATACATCATCTCTCTAGATGAGGAAAACAAGGATCTTAGAAAGAAGCTCGATACTGCCACCATGAACACTCGAATGTTTTCCCAAAGGGTTGAAGAGTGGCTGGAAAACAAGGAAATTTCACAAATAAAGAAACAGTCATCCTTGAGTTCATTACCTTGTAATTCAACCATATCAGAGGATGTAAG CACTTATGGAGGAGTATTGGGTCCACTCCTTGGAAGATTGACAACGATCGTAAATCCAGctgcagatttaaaagggaagATGGAGATGTCACGTCAAATCCAGGAATATGAATTTCTTGTGAATAAACTTAAG AATTGCGAGTGGAAAAGTTGA
- the LOC107634268 gene encoding myosin-J heavy chain isoform X2, which translates to MEQHGKSLLEAHKEDKKTIERLDKELLNCSQEIDFLQDHLSSRNTEVNDLEARVLALEMKLEEMEYLQEEVFSLREELQNSNSKQASLVHELETKELELEKSALFIEKLEESISSLALESQLEIESMKLDMMALEQGLFEAKKIQDETLEEKNSMGRLVDELQFAFEDAQKYIISLDEENKDLRKKLDTATMNTRMFSQRVEEWLENKEISQIKKQSSLSSLPCNSTISEDVSTYGGVLGPLLGRLTTIVNPAADLKGKMEMSRQIQEYEFLVNKLKEELRVEKLKAKEEAEDLTQEMAELRYQLTNLLEEECKRRACIEQASLQRIAELEAQLQRQLKIH; encoded by the exons ATGGAACAACATGGGAAATCATTGTTAGAAGCTCATAAAGAAGACAAGAAGACCATCGAGAGGTTGGACAAAGAGCTGCTTAATTGTTCTCAAGAAATTG ATTTTCTCCAGGATCACCTCAGTTCAAGGAACACAGAGGTGAACGACCTAGAAGCTCGTGTTCTCGCCCTTGAAATGAAATTGGAGGAGATGGAATATTTACAAGAAGAGGTTTTCAGCTTAAGGGAGGAGCTGCAAAATTCCAATTCAAAGCAAGCATCACTGGTACACGAATTAGAGACTAAAGAACTGGAATTAGAGAAGTCAGCTTTGTTCATAGAGAAACTGGAGGAATCGATTTCATCTCTGGCATTAGAGTCTCAACTTGAAATAGAGAGTATGAAACTAGATATGATGGCCTTGGAACAGGGTCTTTTTGAGGCCAAGAAAATCCAAGACGAAACCTTAGAAGAAAAGAATAGCATGGGTAGATTGGTTGATGAACTCCAGTTTGCATTTGAGGATGCACAAAAATACATCATCTCTCTAGATGAGGAAAACAAGGATCTTAGAAAGAAGCTCGATACTGCCACCATGAACACTCGAATGTTTTCCCAAAGGGTTGAAGAGTGGCTGGAAAACAAGGAAATTTCACAAATAAAGAAACAGTCATCCTTGAGTTCATTACCTTGTAATTCAACCATATCAGAGGATGTAAG CACTTATGGAGGAGTATTGGGTCCACTCCTTGGAAGATTGACAACGATCGTAAATCCAGctgcagatttaaaagggaagATGGAGATGTCACGTCAAATCCAGGAATATGAATTTCTTGTGAATAAACTTAAG GAAGAATTGCGAGTGGAAAAGTTGAAGGCCAAAGAGGAAGCAGAGGACTTAACTCAGGAAATGGCTGAGCTGCGGTACCAACTTACAAATTTGCTTGAAGAAGAATGTAAGCGCCGTGCTTGCATTGAACAGGCATCTCTGCAAAGAATTGCTGAGTTAGAAGCACAG CTTCAAAGGCAGCTCAAAATCCATTAA
- the LOC107634268 gene encoding uncharacterized protein PFB0145c isoform X1: protein MSNSTERISDTPLNVEELVQLGTTYRELRKEKDVLERSQTQGFQLIRIMEQHGKSLLEAHKEDKKTIERLDKELLNCSQEIDFLQDHLSSRNTEVNDLEARVLALEMKLEEMEYLQEEVFSLREELQNSNSKQASLVHELETKELELEKSALFIEKLEESISSLALESQLEIESMKLDMMALEQGLFEAKKIQDETLEEKNSMGRLVDELQFAFEDAQKYIISLDEENKDLRKKLDTATMNTRMFSQRVEEWLENKEISQIKKQSSLSSLPCNSTISEDVSTYGGVLGPLLGRLTTIVNPAADLKGKMEMSRQIQEYEFLVNKLKEELRVEKLKAKEEAEDLTQEMAELRYQLTNLLEEECKRRACIEQASLQRIAELEAQLQRQLKIH, encoded by the exons ATGTCGAATAGCACCGAAAGAATTAGTGATACTCCCTTAAATGTGGAGGAACTTGTTCAACTTGGAACAACATATAGAGAG CTTAGAAAAGAGAAGGATGTGTTGGAAAGATCCCAAACCCAAGGCTTTCAACTAATCCGG ATAATGGAACAACATGGGAAATCATTGTTAGAAGCTCATAAAGAAGACAAGAAGACCATCGAGAGGTTGGACAAAGAGCTGCTTAATTGTTCTCAAGAAATTG ATTTTCTCCAGGATCACCTCAGTTCAAGGAACACAGAGGTGAACGACCTAGAAGCTCGTGTTCTCGCCCTTGAAATGAAATTGGAGGAGATGGAATATTTACAAGAAGAGGTTTTCAGCTTAAGGGAGGAGCTGCAAAATTCCAATTCAAAGCAAGCATCACTGGTACACGAATTAGAGACTAAAGAACTGGAATTAGAGAAGTCAGCTTTGTTCATAGAGAAACTGGAGGAATCGATTTCATCTCTGGCATTAGAGTCTCAACTTGAAATAGAGAGTATGAAACTAGATATGATGGCCTTGGAACAGGGTCTTTTTGAGGCCAAGAAAATCCAAGACGAAACCTTAGAAGAAAAGAATAGCATGGGTAGATTGGTTGATGAACTCCAGTTTGCATTTGAGGATGCACAAAAATACATCATCTCTCTAGATGAGGAAAACAAGGATCTTAGAAAGAAGCTCGATACTGCCACCATGAACACTCGAATGTTTTCCCAAAGGGTTGAAGAGTGGCTGGAAAACAAGGAAATTTCACAAATAAAGAAACAGTCATCCTTGAGTTCATTACCTTGTAATTCAACCATATCAGAGGATGTAAG CACTTATGGAGGAGTATTGGGTCCACTCCTTGGAAGATTGACAACGATCGTAAATCCAGctgcagatttaaaagggaagATGGAGATGTCACGTCAAATCCAGGAATATGAATTTCTTGTGAATAAACTTAAG GAAGAATTGCGAGTGGAAAAGTTGAAGGCCAAAGAGGAAGCAGAGGACTTAACTCAGGAAATGGCTGAGCTGCGGTACCAACTTACAAATTTGCTTGAAGAAGAATGTAAGCGCCGTGCTTGCATTGAACAGGCATCTCTGCAAAGAATTGCTGAGTTAGAAGCACAG CTTCAAAGGCAGCTCAAAATCCATTAA